One Pantoea trifolii DNA segment encodes these proteins:
- a CDS encoding FGGY family carbohydrate kinase: MAGSVILAIDEGTTNAKAIAVDRAGKVVARGSQPLTLEHPQPGLAEQDPLAIWQAVKQAVSDCLAQCAGAQVAAVAISNQRESVLIWQRHNGQPLTPLVSWQDRRSEAFCRDLRVAGKAPRITGLTGLAVDPMFPAGKLTGMLAALPNGFSRAQAGELCIGTVDSWLSWQLSGGESFVTDHANAARTQLYNLHSGDWDDELLALFHIPRAALPQIVPSASAQGVVTRNDMPGLAPGTPILSRIGDSHAALQAQRSGSEEVVKATYGTGSSLMMSMATPLLTENGLSTTVAWHDGTLRYAFEGNITHTGSGAAWLGRMLGIKDPRELTALAQRSEHNQGIYFVPALSGLGAPWWDLKARGMVCGLTDAATPEVLARVALESITFQIADVFFAMEQASGVQLPALCVDGSATENGWLMQMQADVLQRPLKRVPTPEVSALGAALLAGRSLGWWQQGSEMQALQGGSVITPREDQAKSMQENYHGWLDAVARCRYQPH; the protein is encoded by the coding sequence ATGGCAGGTTCGGTGATACTGGCAATTGATGAAGGCACCACCAACGCAAAAGCGATAGCGGTCGATCGTGCCGGGAAGGTGGTGGCGCGCGGCAGCCAGCCGTTGACGCTGGAGCATCCGCAGCCGGGCCTGGCGGAGCAGGATCCACTGGCGATTTGGCAGGCGGTGAAACAAGCGGTGAGCGATTGTCTGGCGCAGTGTGCGGGTGCGCAAGTTGCGGCCGTGGCGATCAGCAACCAGCGCGAATCGGTGCTGATCTGGCAGCGCCATAACGGTCAGCCGCTGACGCCGCTGGTTAGCTGGCAGGATCGCCGCTCGGAGGCGTTTTGCCGCGATTTGCGTGTGGCGGGTAAAGCGCCGCGCATCACCGGGCTTACCGGATTGGCGGTTGATCCGATGTTTCCAGCCGGTAAGCTCACCGGCATGCTGGCCGCGCTACCGAACGGATTTTCTCGCGCGCAAGCCGGTGAACTCTGTATCGGCACCGTGGACAGCTGGCTGAGCTGGCAACTGAGCGGCGGCGAAAGCTTTGTCACCGATCATGCCAATGCGGCGCGCACCCAGCTTTACAACCTGCACAGCGGCGACTGGGATGATGAACTGCTGGCGCTGTTCCATATTCCCCGCGCGGCGCTGCCGCAGATTGTGCCCTCGGCCAGCGCGCAAGGTGTGGTGACACGTAACGATATGCCCGGTTTAGCGCCCGGCACACCGATTTTGTCGCGCATCGGCGATTCGCACGCCGCGCTGCAAGCGCAGCGCAGTGGCAGCGAAGAGGTGGTCAAAGCCACGTACGGCACCGGTTCGTCACTGATGATGTCGATGGCAACGCCGCTACTGACGGAAAATGGCCTTAGCACCACGGTGGCGTGGCACGACGGCACGTTGCGCTATGCCTTTGAAGGCAACATTACCCACACCGGTTCCGGCGCGGCGTGGCTGGGCCGCATGCTGGGCATCAAGGATCCACGAGAACTCACCGCGCTGGCGCAGCGCAGCGAACACAATCAGGGCATCTATTTTGTACCGGCGCTCTCTGGCCTCGGCGCGCCCTGGTGGGACTTGAAAGCGCGCGGCATGGTGTGTGGTTTGACCGATGCGGCAACGCCGGAAGTGCTGGCGCGCGTGGCGTTGGAATCGATCACTTTCCAGATCGCCGATGTGTTTTTCGCCATGGAGCAGGCCAGCGGCGTACAACTTCCTGCGCTGTGCGTGGATGGCAGCGCCACGGAAAACGGCTGGTTGATGCAGATGCAGGCCGATGTGTTGCAGCGGCCACTGAAACGCGTACCGACGCCCGAAGTTTCAGCGCTGGGCGCCGCGCTATTAGCGGGCCGCAGCTTAGGCTGGTGGCAGCAGGGCAGTGAGATGCAGGCGTTACAGGGCGGCAGCGTGATCACGCCGCGTGAAGATCAGGCGAAAAGCATGCAGGAGAATTATCACGGCTGGCTGGATGCGGTGGCGCGTTGCCGTTATCAGCCGCATTGA
- a CDS encoding flagellar brake protein — translation MGEADKEQYLKRGTLAVLGVMKDLLRSQTPLMVNFSRGQFISRMLSADEDQVIFDLGSNALDNDLALQSGEVNIFAETHGAKVECSLIGLQRIEFEGLPAFAASLPELVWQIQRREFFRVNAPLEPVFYCHSQWPDGSTARFRLQDLSLGGVGVLLDEALPEGLNRGDTFKKLRVDLAEYGHFEVTAQLLHIGERTVVTSKNETRATPRLSFRFTAIEPIQERQLQQVIFALERLARDKANRFQ, via the coding sequence GTGGGAGAAGCCGATAAAGAACAATACCTCAAGCGAGGCACGTTAGCGGTTTTGGGCGTGATGAAGGATCTGTTGCGTTCTCAAACCCCGTTGATGGTGAATTTTTCGCGCGGTCAGTTTATCAGCCGCATGCTGTCAGCCGATGAAGATCAGGTGATCTTTGACCTTGGCAGCAATGCGCTGGATAACGATTTAGCGCTGCAAAGTGGTGAAGTGAATATCTTTGCCGAAACGCACGGTGCCAAAGTCGAATGTAGCTTAATCGGTTTACAGCGTATCGAATTTGAAGGCTTGCCCGCTTTTGCTGCGTCGCTACCCGAACTGGTGTGGCAGATTCAACGCCGTGAGTTCTTCCGCGTCAATGCGCCGCTGGAGCCGGTTTTTTATTGCCACAGCCAGTGGCCGGATGGCAGCACTGCGCGCTTCCGCCTGCAGGACCTGTCATTGGGTGGCGTGGGCGTGCTGCTGGACGAAGCGCTGCCAGAAGGCCTTAATCGCGGCGATACCTTTAAAAAGCTGCGCGTGGATTTGGCTGAATACGGTCACTTCGAGGTGACAGCACAGCTGCTGCACATTGGTGAACGCACCGTAGTGACCAGCAAGAATGAAACCCGCGCCACTCCGCGCCTCAGCTTCCGCTTTACCGCCATCGAGCCGATTCAGGAACGCCAGCTGCAGCAGGTGATTTTTGCGCTGGAACGTCTGGCGCGTGATAAAGCCAACCGTTTCCAGTAA
- a CDS encoding GlsB/YeaQ/YmgE family stress response membrane protein: MGILSWIIFGLIAGIIAKWIMPGKDGGGFIITVVLGVVGAVVGGWISTLFGFGKVDGFNFGSFVVAVIGAIVVLWIYRKVRS; the protein is encoded by the coding sequence ATGGGTATTCTTTCATGGATTATTTTTGGTCTGATTGCCGGGATTATCGCGAAGTGGATTATGCCGGGTAAAGATGGCGGCGGCTTTATCATCACCGTGGTTCTGGGTGTGGTAGGTGCGGTTGTCGGTGGCTGGATCAGTACCCTGTTTGGTTTCGGTAAAGTTGACGGTTTCAACTTCGGTAGCTTCGTGGTGGCCGTGATCGGTGCCATTGTGGTGCTGTGGATTTACCGTAAAGTACGAAGTTAA
- a CDS encoding TonB-dependent siderophore receptor, with protein MTSLFTLNRGRVLCTLALALPAASFAEESLVVTAQPQESATSPTQGYLATRSSGASKSDQPLITTPQSISVVTRQQMEDQGAQDLNQALGYTPGVFTNFGGAATRYDTIALRGFHGGDVDNTFLDGLRVMSDGGSFNILQVDNWFLDRIDVIKGPSSALYGQTVPGGLVNMVSKRPQFAEEGHFRLSSGTNATNSAAFDYSNAINDQWAFRLTGITRNSDTQYDHTREEKYAISPQLMWQPSEDTNLVLRAYLQKDPSGGYHGSVPAEGTLYSHNGRKLSDSFYEGDSSLDQFKRREQIYSYDFSHRFNEVWSVYSTGSYSHSNTDLDQVYQIGWNATNPDLLNRYYSGERSSLSAWANDNRLQADFATGAVQHRVTLGAEYHRYKNDITKASGAASALNAWSGEEVGIMPDFDWTSQTRRYYQTGLYLQDELQLDRWHLDLSGRYDRIVSENGTSRRQDDHISGRAALLYAFENGISPYVSWSQAITPASLTDPFGNQLKPTTSEQYEAGVKYQPLGTRDMYSIALYDLTQDDVANRNVLDGTYTPSGKVHSQGIELEARNQLTSRFSTIAGYTLNHLRFKDSVDGNDGHTPYVTPNSMASLWGHYQFDYGLSAGAGVRYIGKQWADNENTTRLPSVTLFDASVRADLGAWNSQLKGAWLQVNANNLTDKTYLAACYGTGYCYRGAERTVMATVGYDF; from the coding sequence ATGACCTCGCTGTTTACCCTTAACCGTGGCCGCGTTTTGTGCACGCTTGCGCTGGCTTTACCCGCTGCAAGCTTCGCCGAAGAGTCGCTCGTCGTCACGGCGCAACCGCAAGAGAGCGCCACCTCGCCGACGCAGGGCTATCTCGCCACGCGCAGCAGCGGCGCCAGCAAAAGCGATCAACCGCTGATTACCACGCCGCAGTCAATCTCGGTAGTGACACGTCAGCAGATGGAAGATCAGGGCGCGCAGGATCTCAACCAGGCGCTGGGTTACACGCCAGGGGTGTTCACCAACTTCGGCGGGGCCGCCACGCGTTACGACACCATCGCGCTGCGTGGTTTCCACGGCGGCGATGTCGACAACACCTTCCTCGATGGCCTGCGCGTGATGAGTGACGGCGGCAGCTTCAACATCCTGCAGGTGGACAACTGGTTCCTTGATCGCATTGATGTGATCAAAGGTCCCTCCTCCGCGCTTTACGGCCAAACGGTGCCGGGCGGATTAGTGAACATGGTGAGCAAGCGTCCGCAGTTTGCCGAAGAGGGCCACTTCCGCCTGTCGAGCGGCACCAACGCCACCAACAGCGCTGCCTTTGATTACTCCAACGCCATCAACGATCAGTGGGCATTTCGCTTAACCGGCATCACGCGCAACAGTGATACGCAGTACGATCACACCCGCGAAGAGAAATATGCGATTTCGCCACAGCTGATGTGGCAGCCAAGTGAAGATACCAACTTAGTGCTGCGCGCCTACCTGCAGAAAGATCCCTCAGGCGGCTATCACGGTTCGGTACCGGCGGAAGGCACGCTTTACAGCCATAACGGCCGCAAGTTGAGCGACAGTTTCTACGAAGGCGACAGTTCGCTCGATCAGTTCAAACGTCGCGAGCAGATTTACAGCTATGACTTCTCACATCGCTTCAACGAAGTCTGGTCGGTGTACTCCACCGGCAGTTACAGCCACTCGAATACCGATCTCGATCAGGTTTATCAGATTGGCTGGAACGCAACGAATCCTGACCTGCTGAACCGCTACTACTCCGGCGAGCGTTCATCACTGAGCGCATGGGCGAATGACAACCGCTTGCAGGCCGATTTTGCTACCGGCGCGGTGCAGCATCGCGTGACGCTGGGCGCGGAATACCATCGCTATAAAAATGACATCACCAAAGCCAGCGGTGCCGCCAGCGCGCTGAATGCGTGGAGCGGCGAAGAAGTGGGCATCATGCCGGACTTCGACTGGACATCGCAGACGCGCCGCTACTATCAAACCGGTTTATATCTGCAGGATGAGTTGCAGCTTGATCGCTGGCATCTGGATTTGTCGGGACGTTATGACCGCATTGTGTCGGAAAACGGCACCAGCCGTCGTCAGGACGATCACATCAGCGGCCGCGCCGCGCTGCTGTATGCCTTCGAGAACGGCATCTCGCCTTATGTCAGCTGGAGCCAGGCAATAACGCCGGCTTCCTTGACCGATCCTTTCGGCAATCAGCTAAAACCGACCACCTCAGAGCAGTATGAAGCGGGCGTGAAATATCAGCCGCTGGGCACGCGCGATATGTACTCAATCGCGCTGTACGATTTGACCCAGGACGATGTCGCCAACCGTAACGTGCTGGACGGCACTTACACGCCGTCGGGTAAAGTGCATTCGCAGGGCATTGAACTTGAGGCGCGTAATCAGCTGACGTCGCGTTTTAGCACCATCGCCGGCTACACGCTGAATCATCTGCGCTTTAAAGATTCGGTGGACGGTAACGATGGCCATACGCCATATGTCACGCCGAATAGCATGGCATCGTTGTGGGGACATTATCAGTTTGACTACGGCTTGAGCGCTGGCGCCGGTGTGCGCTATATCGGCAAACAGTGGGCGGATAACGAGAACACCACACGTCTGCCATCCGTGACGCTGTTTGATGCGTCGGTTCGCGCCGATCTTGGCGCATGGAACTCACAGCTGAAAGGCGCCTGGCTGCAGGTGAATGCCAACAACCTGACCGATAAGACGTATCTGGCCGCCTGTTACGGCACCGGTTACTGCTATCGCGGTGCCGAGCGTACGGTCATGGCTACGGTGGGCTACGACTTTTAA
- the treA gene encoding alpha,alpha-trehalase TreA, with amino-acid sequence MIKNAVFTPARLTFLLSAALLAAASAAHADDQSRMLSNQPQPPDVRLGPLFNAVQQAKFYPDQKTFADAVPKSNPSSILADWQMQKNQRNFDLKHFVDSNFTLPKEGDKYVPPAGQSLREHINGLWPVLTRTAQSASQYDSLLPLPKPYVVPGGRFREVYYWDSYFTMLGLAESGHWDRVEDMVDNFATELDKYGHIPNGNRSYYLSRSQPPFFSLMVDLLATHKGDDVYRQYLPQLQKEYDYWMADSDKVAAGQASKRVIKLSDGTLLNRYWDDRDAPRTESWLDDVNTANKAPERNKQQVYRDLRAGAASGWDFSSRWFTDAHNLASIRTTQLAPVDLNSLIFHLEQTLSKASKLDKQDDKAKQFAADAEKRQAAINRYLWDDKKGWYADYDFQKKQVHSQLTAATLFPLYMQVASDKQAERTASAVEKQLLKPGGLVTTTVNNGQQWDAPNGWAPLQWVAVEGLEHYKQPKLAQQIGQRFLQNVQATYDKEHKLVEKYVVEGAQLGGGGGGEYPLQDGFGWTNGVTLKLLDKYCPKDKTCNNAGDIPNMPVLSSAK; translated from the coding sequence ATGATAAAAAATGCCGTATTCACGCCCGCGCGTCTGACCTTTTTACTCAGCGCCGCGTTGCTGGCCGCTGCCAGCGCCGCGCACGCCGATGACCAAAGCCGCATGCTCAGCAACCAGCCGCAGCCGCCAGATGTGCGTCTGGGACCGCTTTTCAATGCGGTGCAGCAGGCGAAATTTTATCCGGACCAGAAAACCTTCGCCGACGCGGTGCCGAAATCCAATCCCTCTTCGATTCTGGCCGACTGGCAGATGCAGAAAAACCAGCGCAACTTCGATCTCAAGCATTTTGTCGACAGCAATTTTACGCTGCCAAAAGAGGGAGACAAATATGTGCCGCCCGCCGGGCAAAGCCTGCGCGAGCACATCAACGGTTTGTGGCCGGTGCTGACACGTACCGCGCAAAGTGCCAGCCAGTATGATTCGCTGCTGCCGCTGCCAAAACCTTATGTGGTGCCGGGCGGCCGGTTCCGCGAAGTCTATTACTGGGACAGCTACTTCACCATGCTCGGCCTGGCGGAGAGCGGTCACTGGGATCGCGTGGAGGATATGGTGGATAACTTCGCCACCGAACTCGATAAATATGGCCATATCCCCAACGGTAACCGCAGCTACTATCTCAGCCGCTCGCAGCCGCCGTTCTTTAGCCTGATGGTTGACCTGCTGGCAACGCACAAAGGCGACGATGTCTATCGCCAATACCTGCCGCAGCTGCAGAAAGAGTACGATTACTGGATGGCGGACAGCGACAAAGTGGCGGCCGGCCAGGCCAGCAAACGCGTGATTAAACTCAGCGACGGTACGCTGCTTAACCGTTACTGGGACGATCGTGATGCGCCGCGTACCGAATCCTGGCTTGATGACGTTAACACCGCGAATAAAGCGCCGGAGCGTAATAAGCAGCAGGTTTATCGCGATTTGCGTGCAGGCGCGGCATCAGGCTGGGATTTCAGTTCGCGCTGGTTCACTGATGCGCACAATCTGGCGTCGATTCGTACCACGCAACTGGCGCCGGTCGATCTCAACAGCCTGATTTTCCACCTCGAACAGACATTGTCTAAAGCGTCCAAACTGGATAAGCAGGATGACAAAGCCAAACAGTTCGCGGCGGATGCCGAAAAACGTCAGGCGGCGATCAATCGCTATCTTTGGGATGACAAAAAAGGCTGGTACGCCGATTACGATTTCCAGAAGAAGCAGGTTCATTCGCAGCTGACCGCCGCCACGCTGTTCCCGCTCTATATGCAGGTGGCTAGCGATAAGCAAGCTGAGCGCACCGCTTCCGCTGTTGAAAAACAGCTACTGAAACCGGGCGGTCTGGTGACCACCACGGTGAATAACGGCCAGCAATGGGATGCGCCAAACGGCTGGGCGCCGCTGCAATGGGTGGCGGTGGAAGGTCTTGAGCATTACAAACAGCCGAAACTGGCGCAGCAGATTGGTCAGCGCTTCCTGCAGAACGTGCAGGCCACCTACGACAAGGAGCATAAGCTGGTCGAGAAATATGTGGTTGAAGGCGCGCAGTTGGGTGGCGGTGGCGGTGGCGAATATCCGCTGCAGGATGGCTTCGGCTGGACCAACGGCGTGACGCTGAAGCTGCTGGATAAGTACTGTCCGAAAGACAAAACCTGTAATAACGCCGGCGATATCCCGAATATGCCGGTTTTGAGTAGCGCGAAGTAA
- the ghrA gene encoding glyoxylate/hydroxypyruvate reductase GhrA encodes MEIIWYHPSLAPQGWLDGLRQRLPQARVRYWQPGDNAPADYAVVRSPPVEMLAGRQLKGVFAMGAGVDEILKQLRDNPQMLADNVPLFRLEDTGMARQMQEYANWCVLGWFRRFAEYRQLQQQASWQELDGLDRHNFTIGVLGAGVLGRSVLESLRQWGFPLRSWSRSPKNIDGVQSFHGRDQLTAFLEGTQVLIDLLPTTTETTNLIDSPLLSALPHGACFLNLARGAHVVEADLLAALNSGQLAAAALDVFQTEPLPHDHPLWSHPHVTITPHTAAITLPAEAMDYIADAILALEQGQQPGGLVDRQRGY; translated from the coding sequence ATGGAGATTATCTGGTATCACCCGTCGCTGGCACCGCAGGGCTGGCTGGACGGTTTGCGTCAGCGTTTACCTCAGGCACGCGTGCGTTACTGGCAGCCGGGCGACAATGCACCGGCCGATTACGCGGTGGTGCGTTCGCCGCCGGTTGAGATGCTGGCGGGCCGTCAGCTGAAAGGCGTGTTTGCCATGGGCGCGGGCGTGGACGAAATCCTCAAGCAGCTGCGTGACAACCCACAAATGCTGGCTGACAACGTGCCGTTATTCCGTCTGGAAGATACCGGCATGGCGCGCCAGATGCAGGAATACGCTAACTGGTGCGTGCTGGGCTGGTTCCGCCGTTTCGCCGAATATCGTCAACTTCAGCAGCAGGCTAGCTGGCAAGAGCTCGATGGCTTGGACCGCCACAACTTCACCATTGGCGTGCTCGGCGCAGGCGTGTTAGGTCGTAGCGTGCTGGAGAGTTTGCGTCAATGGGGCTTCCCGTTGCGCAGCTGGAGCCGTTCGCCGAAGAACATCGACGGCGTACAAAGCTTCCATGGCCGCGATCAGCTCACTGCCTTCCTCGAGGGCACGCAGGTGCTGATCGATCTGCTGCCTACCACGACGGAAACCACCAACCTCATCGATAGCCCGCTACTGAGCGCATTACCGCACGGCGCCTGCTTCCTCAACCTGGCGCGCGGTGCGCATGTGGTGGAAGCCGATCTGCTGGCGGCGCTGAACAGCGGCCAACTGGCCGCGGCCGCGCTGGATGTGTTCCAGACCGAGCCGCTGCCGCACGATCATCCGTTGTGGTCTCATCCGCATGTCACAATCACGCCACATACTGCAGCGATTACCTTGCCAGCCGAGGCGATGGATTACATTGCGGATGCCATACTTGCTCTGGAGCAAGGTCAACAGCCGGGTGGTTTGGTCGATCGCCAGCGCGGTTATTAA